TACGTCGAGGACAAGGGGCTCGCGGTCGCGGTCCACACCCGTCGGCTCCCGGATGCCACCGCGGCGTACGCGCGGCTGCTCCCCGTGCTCACCGAGCTCGCCGCCGCGCACGGCCTGACGGTCGAGCCCGGCCGGCAGGTGATCGAGGTGCGGGGAGGCGAGACCCACAAGGGCGAGGCCGTCCACCTGATCGCCGCCGAGCTCGGCGCGCAGGGGTTCTGCTTCATCGGCGACGACCTCGGCGACGTCGAGGCCTTCCGCGCGGTCGCCGCGCTGCGCGACGCCGGCGCGGCCGGGCTGCTGGTGTGCTCGGGCTCGGAGGAGCAGCCGGCACTGCGCGAGCTCGCCGACGTGCTGGTGCCGGGTCCCGACGGCGTCGTGGCGTTCCTCCACCAGCTCGCCGCCGACCTGGGCGCGCCCGCGCACTGAGCGACCCGCCCCCGGACCGGCGCCGATCCACCAACTACGGTGACACGGGTGACTGCCCCCGTCCTCCTCGTCACCTGCGCGGCCCGGCCCGACGGCGAACCGGGCGGTGAGCACCTGCTCGAAGCGCTCGACGCGCGCGGGGTCGCCGCGCGCTGGGTCGCGTGGGACGACCCCTCCGTCGACTGGGCCGCGGCGCCGCTCGTCGCGGTCCGCAGCACCTGGGACTACGACCAGCGGCTGGGTGAGTTCCTCGCGTGGGCCGAGCGCGTCGGGGCCGCGGCGGGGGACCGGCTGCTCAACGGTGCCGCGGTCTTCGGCTGGAACGCCGACAAGCGCTATCTCGCCGAGCTCTACGCCGCCGGCCTGCCGGTCGTCCCCACGTTGGTCGCCGAGGACGAGGGCGAGCTCCCGCCCGCGGTCGCGACCTACGAGCATGCGGTGGTGAAGTCGACCGTGGGAGCGGGCGGGCGGGGTGTGGTCGTGTTCGACGGCGTCCCGGGTGGCCCCGAGGAGCTCGACGAGTCTGCCCTGCTCGCCGGCCCCTGGGTCGTGCAGCCGCTGGTCGAGTCGATCCGCACCGTGGGCGAGCACTCGGTCTTCGTCCTGGGCGGGCGCGCGCAGGGCCAGGTGCGCAAGCTCCCGGCGGGCGAGGAGATCCGCGTCCACGAGGAGTACGGCGGTGCCAGCGCCCCCGTCGAGCTCGACCCCCAGGCGGCGGCGCGCGCCGCGACGGTGGTGTCGCACGTCGAGCGCACCCACGGGTGGACGCTCGACTACGCGCGCGTCGACCTGCTGCACTTCGAGGGCCGGTGGGTGGTGAGCGAGCTCGAGCTGATCGAGCCCGGTCTCTACCTCGACGTCCGCCCGGAGCTCGCGCCGGCCTTCGCCGACGTGGTGGCCGCTCGTCTTGCACTCTCTTGACCCGAGTGCCAAACTGGCGTTAGCACTCTCCGTGGGAGAGTGACAACATCCAGGACCGGTACGTCGAGGTCCTCCGCCCGCGGAGAAGGGTTCCGTCGGCCCCGGGGGATCGTCCGTCGCGGGCGGCGCACCGGACCACCCGAACTCATCGAGTGAGGAATCGCAGGAGCCATGTCGAAGCTCATTGCTTTCAACGAGGAGGCCCGCCGCGGTCTCGAGCGAGGAATGAACACTCTCGCTGACGCGGTCAAGGTCACCCTCGGCCCCAAGGGACGCAACGTCGTCCTGG
The nucleotide sequence above comes from Nocardioides massiliensis. Encoded proteins:
- the otsB gene encoding trehalose-phosphatase, coding for MEHLNPHAPERYAAFVAAAGDAVLGLDFDGTLAPIVDDPTLARIHPDAAAAVLAVAGRLRAVAVVTGRPVAQALQLGALEELADALAEQGRELFVLGQYGNERWRSTRRSVVSPPTPPGVNAYSAALPDALRAAGAESAYVEDKGLAVAVHTRRLPDATAAYARLLPVLTELAAAHGLTVEPGRQVIEVRGGETHKGEAVHLIAAELGAQGFCFIGDDLGDVEAFRAVAALRDAGAAGLLVCSGSEEQPALRELADVLVPGPDGVVAFLHQLAADLGAPAH
- a CDS encoding ATP-grasp domain-containing protein; its protein translation is MTAPVLLVTCAARPDGEPGGEHLLEALDARGVAARWVAWDDPSVDWAAAPLVAVRSTWDYDQRLGEFLAWAERVGAAAGDRLLNGAAVFGWNADKRYLAELYAAGLPVVPTLVAEDEGELPPAVATYEHAVVKSTVGAGGRGVVVFDGVPGGPEELDESALLAGPWVVQPLVESIRTVGEHSVFVLGGRAQGQVRKLPAGEEIRVHEEYGGASAPVELDPQAAARAATVVSHVERTHGWTLDYARVDLLHFEGRWVVSELELIEPGLYLDVRPELAPAFADVVAARLALS